In a genomic window of Sus scrofa isolate TJ Tabasco breed Duroc chromosome 4, Sscrofa11.1, whole genome shotgun sequence:
- the LOC100624085 gene encoding olfactory receptor 10K1-like codes for MEWVNETTVRQFVFLGFSSLAGLQKLLFVVFLLVYLFTLGTKAIIISTIVLDRALHTPMYFFLGVLSCSETCYTFVIVPKMLVDLLAQKKTISFRGCAIQMFSFLFLICSHSFLLAAMGYDRYVAICNPLRYTVLMGYGVCVGLVAAACACGFIISLVTTSMIFHLPFHSSNQLHHFFCDVSPVLKLASHHSHLNQLVIFVLGVFVLVIPLLLILVSYVLIISAILKIPSSVGRYKAFSTCASHLIVVTVHYGCASFIYLRPKSNYSSSQDTLISVSYTILTPLLNPMIYSLRNKEFKSALRRAMVQTS; via the coding sequence TCTCCTCTCTGGCTGGGCTGCAAAAGCTGCTCTTTGTTGTCTTCCTGCTCGTCTACCTGTTCACTCTGGGCACCAAAGCCATCATCATTTCCACCATCGTGCTGGACAGAGCCCTTCatacccccatgtacttcttcctcggTGTCCTCTCCTGTTCTGAGACTTGCTACACCTTTGTCATTGTACCCAAGATGCTGGTTGACCTGCTGGCCCAGAAGAAGACCATCTCCTTCCGGGGCTGTGCCATCCAGatgttttccttcctcttcctcatctgcTCTCACTCCTTCCTGCTGGCAGCCATGGGCTATgatcgctacgtggccatctgtaACCCTCTGCGCTACACAGTGCTCATGGgttatggggtgtgtgtgggacTAGTGGCTGCTGCCTGTGCCTGCGGTTTCATAATATCATTGGTCACCACCTCCATGATATTTCACCTGCCATTTCATTCCTCCAACCAGCTCCATCACTTCTTCTGTGATGTCTCTCCTGTCCTTAAGCTGGCATCTCACCACTCCCATCTCAATCAGTTGGTTATATTTGTGCTTGGTGTGTTTGTCTTGGTTATTCCACTGTTACTTATCCTGGTCTCTTATGTCCTCATCATCTCTGCCATTCTAAAAATCCCATCCTCTGTTGGAAGAtacaaggccttctccacctgtgcctCCCATCTCATTGTGGTAACTGTTCATTATGGTTGTGCCTCTTTCATTTACCTAAGGCCCAAATCCAATTACTCTTCAAGTCAAGACACCCTAATATCTGTGTCTTATACCATCCTCACTCCACTGTTGAATCCAATGATTTATAGTCTGAGAAATAAGGAATTCAAATCAGCCCTTCGAAGAGCAATGGTCCAGACATCATAG